The Fusibacter sp. A1 genome has a segment encoding these proteins:
- a CDS encoding HAD hydrolase-like protein: MKKDLYLDFDSTIVNSDKSICEIYNKQYKDHADFKPANWREHRDWTYKYTCPLIHTHEENPRKVIQDYYGTKEFFSNLEFYEDAKEVIQKLSEKYNLIICTSAFPMNASKKVLWIEEHLPEVHEIIILIDQSGNGYGKSRVSMLEEGAIFIDDHPKNLHSTKASRKILYKFKETNYNGGWDGPVVSNWKEIESMLL; this comes from the coding sequence ATGAAAAAAGACTTATATTTAGATTTCGATTCGACCATAGTGAATTCAGATAAATCGATTTGCGAGATATACAACAAGCAGTACAAGGACCATGCCGATTTCAAACCGGCCAATTGGAGAGAACATAGGGACTGGACGTATAAGTATACTTGTCCGCTGATTCACACGCATGAGGAAAACCCTCGAAAGGTGATCCAGGATTACTACGGTACAAAGGAATTCTTCAGCAATCTGGAGTTCTATGAAGATGCAAAAGAAGTCATCCAGAAGTTAAGTGAAAAGTATAATCTGATCATCTGCACTTCTGCCTTTCCTATGAACGCCTCCAAGAAGGTCTTATGGATAGAGGAACATCTTCCAGAAGTACATGAGATCATCATCCTTATCGATCAGTCCGGTAACGGGTATGGAAAATCAAGAGTCTCCATGCTGGAAGAAGGCGCTATCTTTATCGATGATCATCCTAAGAACCTGCACTCAACCAAAGCATCAAGAAAAATATTGTATAAATTCAAGGAGACCAACTATAACGGCGGCTGGGATGGTCCGGTCGTGTCCAACTGGAAAGAAATCGAATCGATGTTGCTATAA
- a CDS encoding LytS/YhcK type 5TM receptor domain-containing protein: protein MIAELSAALLNKLGYLILFGFSITKTKFFKNYLMGTPTSKSIKMIIATLWGLFGVVMTLWGTPVFGGIANSRTIPIVLAGLLGGPFMGFVAGFIAGFHRMFLTVGGELTAISCGISTLVAGVAGGLLKDWIRTKENKAYYGFLIGVGVEVIQMLIILMVARPFNEALLIVKTIFLPMTFLNAAGVAIFLLFIDQVIKESDNAGAVKAQMALKIANKTVPIFRLGLNNETAEKAAKTIYKYAQVDAVSFTSTNECLAFIGSGSDHHLSGSTIHTSYTKNSIQKGVLLVAKKKEEIGCSTADCPLGSVVVVPLFLEGVVIGTLKLYKARENAMTSSDIELAKGLGELFSTQLALSKIDEQAVLLKSAEIKTLRAQIQPHFLFNALNTVMALIRIDPQKAREVLTDLSYFLRSSFKLSAEKVTLEDELETVKAYVNVEKARFEERISIEYDINAPLSLMIPPLMIQPLVENAIKHGIINRQSGGLLKLSIYLNKDELTISVEDNGKGIPKDIVESLKRNQELSGIGLSNINRRLMNHFDRKLQIRSMLNSGTKVSFSIPMEKELSNV from the coding sequence ATGATTGCTGAATTAAGCGCGGCGCTGCTCAATAAACTAGGTTATTTGATTCTATTCGGTTTTAGTATCACCAAAACAAAATTCTTTAAGAATTACTTGATGGGTACCCCTACAAGCAAATCCATAAAGATGATTATCGCGACGCTATGGGGTCTTTTCGGTGTTGTGATGACCTTGTGGGGCACTCCGGTTTTTGGTGGAATCGCAAACTCCAGAACGATTCCGATAGTACTCGCGGGCTTGTTGGGTGGCCCCTTTATGGGTTTTGTAGCCGGTTTTATCGCAGGATTTCATCGGATGTTCTTAACGGTGGGTGGTGAACTGACAGCAATTTCTTGTGGTATTTCAACGCTCGTGGCAGGTGTGGCCGGTGGACTTTTAAAAGACTGGATCAGAACCAAGGAGAACAAGGCCTATTATGGGTTTTTAATTGGAGTGGGTGTCGAAGTGATTCAAATGCTCATTATCCTAATGGTGGCAAGGCCATTTAATGAGGCCCTGCTCATTGTTAAAACGATCTTTTTACCGATGACGTTTCTTAATGCCGCAGGTGTCGCCATCTTTTTATTGTTTATCGATCAGGTGATCAAGGAATCCGACAATGCTGGAGCGGTTAAAGCACAAATGGCACTGAAAATAGCCAACAAGACGGTGCCGATATTCAGACTTGGATTAAACAATGAGACTGCTGAAAAAGCGGCAAAGACCATTTATAAATATGCTCAGGTGGATGCGGTCAGCTTTACCAGTACCAATGAATGTTTAGCCTTTATCGGGTCAGGAAGCGACCACCACTTGTCTGGGAGCACCATCCACACCAGTTATACAAAAAACTCCATTCAGAAGGGCGTATTGCTTGTTGCAAAGAAAAAAGAAGAAATCGGCTGTTCGACCGCTGACTGTCCACTTGGATCGGTAGTTGTCGTCCCACTGTTTTTAGAAGGCGTTGTCATCGGTACTTTAAAACTTTATAAAGCCAGAGAAAACGCCATGACCTCGAGTGACATTGAACTGGCAAAAGGATTGGGTGAGTTGTTTTCGACTCAACTTGCACTCAGTAAAATCGATGAGCAGGCCGTGCTTTTAAAATCGGCGGAAATCAAGACGTTACGCGCTCAAATACAACCCCATTTTCTCTTTAACGCCTTGAACACGGTGATGGCACTGATAAGGATCGATCCACAAAAGGCAAGGGAAGTACTGACTGATCTCAGCTATTTTTTAAGATCGTCATTTAAGCTTAGTGCTGAAAAAGTGACGCTTGAAGATGAACTCGAAACGGTGAAGGCCTATGTCAATGTCGAGAAAGCTAGGTTTGAGGAGCGTATCTCCATCGAGTATGATATCAACGCACCTCTTAGTCTTATGATTCCACCTTTGATGATACAACCGCTGGTTGAAAATGCGATCAAGCACGGTATCATCAACCGTCAATCTGGTGGACTTTTGAAATTGAGCATTTATTTGAATAAGGATGAGCTGACAATCAGTGTAGAAGACAATGGGAAGGGAATACCTAAAGACATTGTAGAATCGCTCAAAAGAAATCAAGAGCTTAGCGGAATCGGTCTAAGCAATATCAATCGTAGACTCATGAACCATTTTGATAGAAAATTACAAATTAGAAGTATGCTGAATTCGGGTACGAAGGTGAGTTTTTCGATTCCTATGGAAAAGGAGTTATCCAATGTATAA
- a CDS encoding LytTR family DNA-binding domain-containing protein, protein MYKAILIDDERPALLELHYILAKDKRIDIIGIFQDPIEGIAAIEKEQPDVVFLDIHMPELDGLKLAERLSIVSPCVEIVFTTAYDQYALKAYDTAAIDYVLKPYDEKRLQTTIDRLIEHLNQHKEKNQNNCSLTKIPVWNNGVIKLISIMEINYFYTNDSKTFLVTTGQEYEISQSLKNMEDLLKSHPFMRTHKSFLVNLTMVQEIIPWFNATYMLMVKDEKEQIPVSRKQVKALKAYFNL, encoded by the coding sequence ATGTATAAAGCGATATTGATCGATGATGAACGACCGGCTCTGCTTGAGCTGCACTATATACTGGCTAAGGATAAGCGCATCGATATCATAGGGATTTTTCAAGACCCTATAGAAGGAATCGCCGCCATTGAAAAGGAACAACCGGATGTTGTGTTTTTGGATATCCACATGCCTGAGCTTGACGGACTAAAATTAGCTGAGCGACTTTCTATCGTGTCTCCATGTGTCGAAATTGTCTTCACAACGGCCTATGATCAATATGCGCTAAAAGCATATGATACTGCTGCGATCGACTATGTGCTTAAGCCCTATGATGAAAAAAGACTTCAAACGACGATAGACCGTTTGATTGAGCACTTAAACCAGCACAAGGAAAAGAATCAGAACAATTGCTCGCTCACCAAAATACCTGTTTGGAATAACGGGGTCATAAAATTGATTTCGATTATGGAGATCAACTATTTTTACACGAACGACAGCAAGACTTTTCTAGTCACCACAGGTCAAGAGTATGAAATTTCACAGTCGCTGAAGAACATGGAGGACTTGCTGAAAAGCCATCCCTTCATGCGGACTCACAAAAGCTTCTTAGTGAATCTTACGATGGTTCAAGAGATAATACCATGGTTTAACGCAACCTATATGTTGATGGTCAAAGACGAAAAGGAGCAGATTCCTGTGAGTAGAAAACAGGTCAAAGCACTTAAAGCGTATTTCAATCTTTAA
- a CDS encoding carbon starvation protein A — MISFLVSVAALIIGYVVYGSFVEKVFGANEANVTPAARLTDGVDFVEMDWKKIFLIQFLNIAGLGPIFGAVAGALWGPVAFIWIVLGSIFAGATHDYFAGMLSVRHDGETIGEIVGHYLGLPAKTVMRIFSVILLVLVGVVFINGPAGLLQNMTGINKYVFLAGIIVYYLLATVLPVDKLIGKIYPIFGAALIFMAIGIIGGIFLKGYTIPEITMSNLHPDAKSIFPFLFITIACGAISGFHATQSPLMARCMKNEKEGRRIFYGAMIAEGLIALIWAAAAMAFYGSPEALQAAGPAAVVVGEISTSLLGLAGGILAVLGVVAAPITSGDTAFRSARLTIADAIRLKQDKIVNRFIIAVPLFAIGTALCFIDFTIIWRYFAWSNQTLATIVLWASAVFLAQNKKFHWICSVPATFMTAVVTSYIIIAPEGLKLGMNLGMPIGLACAALCLGLFLSKVKTMGQSTTESESIAS; from the coding sequence ATGATATCATTTTTAGTTTCAGTAGCCGCACTCATTATCGGCTATGTAGTGTACGGAAGTTTTGTAGAAAAGGTTTTTGGTGCGAATGAGGCAAACGTTACCCCAGCTGCAAGGCTTACCGATGGGGTCGACTTTGTCGAGATGGATTGGAAAAAGATCTTTCTGATTCAGTTTTTAAACATTGCGGGACTCGGTCCTATCTTTGGAGCTGTTGCAGGTGCATTATGGGGTCCTGTCGCCTTCATATGGATTGTTCTGGGATCTATCTTTGCAGGCGCGACTCATGATTATTTTGCAGGAATGTTGTCGGTTAGACATGATGGTGAAACCATCGGAGAGATCGTCGGACATTATCTTGGTTTACCGGCAAAAACAGTGATGAGAATCTTTAGTGTGATACTGCTTGTTCTTGTAGGGGTTGTGTTTATCAATGGTCCTGCCGGTCTGCTTCAGAATATGACTGGTATCAACAAGTATGTATTTTTGGCTGGAATTATTGTTTATTACTTACTAGCAACTGTATTGCCCGTTGATAAGCTCATCGGAAAAATCTATCCGATCTTTGGGGCAGCATTAATCTTTATGGCAATCGGAATCATCGGTGGAATTTTCTTAAAGGGTTACACGATACCTGAAATCACGATGAGCAATTTGCATCCCGATGCGAAATCAATCTTCCCGTTCTTATTCATAACAATCGCTTGCGGAGCGATCTCGGGATTCCATGCGACTCAGTCTCCATTGATGGCAAGATGTATGAAGAACGAAAAAGAAGGTCGTCGTATTTTTTATGGCGCTATGATTGCAGAAGGTTTGATCGCACTTATCTGGGCCGCTGCCGCAATGGCGTTTTACGGTTCACCTGAGGCCTTGCAAGCTGCAGGACCTGCCGCTGTCGTTGTTGGTGAAATATCTACTTCACTACTCGGTTTGGCTGGTGGAATACTGGCTGTTCTTGGAGTTGTTGCCGCACCTATCACATCTGGTGATACGGCATTTAGAAGTGCAAGGCTTACAATTGCAGATGCAATTCGCTTAAAGCAAGATAAGATTGTCAATCGATTTATCATCGCTGTTCCTTTATTCGCAATCGGTACCGCACTATGTTTTATCGATTTCACGATTATTTGGAGATACTTCGCATGGTCCAATCAAACGCTTGCGACTATCGTATTATGGGCTTCGGCGGTATTCTTGGCACAAAATAAGAAATTCCACTGGATCTGCTCAGTACCGGCAACCTTTATGACCGCCGTGGTGACGTCATACATCATCATCGCACCTGAAGGACTCAAGCTTGGAATGAACCTTGGTATGCCGATTGGACTAGCTTGTGCCGCACTTTGTCTTGGATTGTTCCTGTCAAAAGTAAAGACAATGGGTCAAAGTACAACGGAATCAGAATCAATCGCTTCTTAA